Part of the Sphingopyxis lindanitolerans genome is shown below.
TTCTAGGGCGCGGCCATCGGTATCGACCATGGCATGCCGTTTTCGCCCCATGACTTTCTTCCCGGCATCGTAACCGCGTGGTCCGCCTGCCTCCGTGGTTTTCACAGACTGGCTGTCGATCACGGCAGCAGACGGTGCCTCCTCTCGTCCTTGACTGCTACGGTCAGCGATGACGAGGGCATGATTAAGCGCCTGAAAAAAGCCTCGGTCACGTAGAGACGCAAACCATCTGTAGACGGTTTGCCATGGCGGAAAACCGGGAGGCAAGCAGCGCCACGGAGCGCCCGTGCGTAGGATAAACAATATGCCATCGAGCAACGCGCGCCACGACCAGCGCCGTGGCCGTCCGTTTGTCGGGGTATCCTGCGGATGACAGGCGATAATCTGCCATTCGGCGTCCGTTAGGCTGGTTGGATATCGAAGATGATCGCGGCTATGCTGCCGCCGAGTGTCGCGGGTCCACATGATCTGTCCAAGGATGGTGTAAGCAACCCCCTTGAATCAGACCATGCCGCGATGCTCAACCTCTGTCCCACCGCGAGACGTGAAGATGAGCGAAGAGCGCGATGAATATGGCTTGCCCGTCGATCCGGCGGAGCGAATGCAGCAAGTGATGCTGGGTCTCTACGATCTCATGGACGAAGCCGGTATGGCCGACTTTCCCGCTGAACTGATCGGCGAACTGAACATTGTCCGGCTCAAATTTATGGACGAATTCGAGGCCCGCTTTCCCGGATATGGAAAGGGTCGTGCCGTTTGGCGCTGACTACCCTTCGACCTTTCGAAACGGGCTCTTAGGGCCTGTCGAAGAGGCGTATCGAAGGACTGATGCTTCGATATGGGCCTTCGACTTCGCTCGGTTCCTGCTCGGCGAGTTATTGCTCGATGCTGCAAGGACATTCCGGCAATAGCCGTCCTCTCCTTTCCCAGGACTTCAAGGTTCCAGGACGCAAAAAAAGAGGCCCGACATTTGCCGGGCCTCCCTTTCTTTCCTGCGTCAGCGATCAGACGACGATCGGATCGTCTTCCATCGCCTGCTGGATGAGGTGCTTCTTGTCGTCGAACTGCGGCGAAACCTTCAGGTCCATGCCGAGGGTGTTTTCGTCCTCGTCATGGGTGAAGCCCAGGCTGTGGGTCGCTTCGAACATCACGCCGCCCGGGGTACGGACATAGGTGGATTCGAAATAGCCGCGGTTCTTGCGGTCCGAGAAGTCGGTGAAGCCGACGCCCTCGGTGTCGAACTTGATCCGGGCCTGGACGTCCATGTCGGGCACGGCGAAGGCGCCGTGGTGGATGATGCCTTCCGCGATCGTCCAGCTACCCTGGCGCACGTCGGGTTCATGAAGCAGGTCGATGATCGTGCCTGCTTCCGTCGAACCCTTCACGCGGTAGCGGTGACGATTGCCTTCCTCGCCGATCTTCTCGAAATTCCAGCAATTCTCCATGAAGAAGTCCATGTCCTCCAGCTCGCGCACGGAGGCCGTCCAGCTATGGAAACCGCGCTGGGCATATTCGAGCGGCACATAGGGCGAATCATAGGGCGCCCGCGTGTCGGTCTCGTCCTCCAGCACCTCGAATTCGATGCCGCAGTCGGGATGCTGGAAGCTCACGAAGCGCTGACCGAAGCGGGTGCCCGGCGCGCTGGTCTCGATGCCATGCTTGTTGAGGTGGCCGATCCACCATTCCAGCGACCCCTTGGGGATCGAATAGGTGCAGACGGTGAACTGGTTGGAACCCTTGCGGCCCTTCAGGCCCGTGCGACGGGTGGGGAAGGTCGTCATGACGGTGCCGGGCGTGCCCAGTTCGTCCGCGAAGTAAAGGTGATAGATGGGAATGCTGCCATCATAGAACAGGGTCCGCTTCACGAAGCGCTGGCCCAAGACCTTCACGAAAAAGTCGATGTCGCCCTGGGCTGTGCCGGTGCAGATGGTGATATGATGCAGGCTGGTGATATGGTTCGTATCCACGATCGCTCTCCAAGATCAAAATATAGTCCGAAAATCGCGCCTCTGCTTTTCGCCTGGCGGCGAGGAGCGGGACCTCCATTGAAATAGCACTCCAAAGCCGTTTACTCCACGTTACTCCACGCGGGTTCACGAATATCCGGCATTCGAAAAGCGAATGTTCCTGGCCATGCAGCGCTTTACGCAATAGCAGGGTTTCCGGTGCTTTCTCATTCGGAAACCGGAAATGGCGCAATGATTTCCTTCATGCATTTGACTGTGTTTCAGGC
Proteins encoded:
- a CDS encoding IS5 family transposase, yielding MWTRDTRRQHSRDHLRYPTSLTDAEWQIIACHPQDTPTNGRPRRWSWRALLDGILFILRTGAPWRCLPPGFPPWQTVYRWFASLRDRGFFQALNHALVIADRSSQGREEAPSAAVIDSQSVKTTEAGGPRGYDAGKKVMGRKRHAMVDTDGRALELLIHAGDVQDRDGAIPLLQQSRHRHPFVSKAFADSAYSAARVINATSISIEIVRKIAGQVGFTVHPRRWVVERTFAWLGRNRRLAKDFEATLSSATAFLYAAAAMVLVRRMARAS
- a CDS encoding ring-cleaving dioxygenase, translating into MDTNHITSLHHITICTGTAQGDIDFFVKVLGQRFVKRTLFYDGSIPIYHLYFADELGTPGTVMTTFPTRRTGLKGRKGSNQFTVCTYSIPKGSLEWWIGHLNKHGIETSAPGTRFGQRFVSFQHPDCGIEFEVLEDETDTRAPYDSPYVPLEYAQRGFHSWTASVRELEDMDFFMENCWNFEKIGEEGNRHRYRVKGSTEAGTIIDLLHEPDVRQGSWTIAEGIIHHGAFAVPDMDVQARIKFDTEGVGFTDFSDRKNRGYFESTYVRTPGGVMFEATHSLGFTHDEDENTLGMDLKVSPQFDDKKHLIQQAMEDDPIVV